A region of the Bombus affinis isolate iyBomAffi1 chromosome 7, iyBomAffi1.2, whole genome shotgun sequence genome:
tggtTATTATGAGTGCGGTAAATATGTATGTTACTTACATTATACTATAGAACATGCGTTAACGATAACAAAAACTAAGATTGGCAATACTGAAAGATAATAagcttataatttttctttaaaaacaaGTTATCTAAAAAcataaatgttaaatatatactcatatatgcatatgttaatattattttaattaaatctgGTGTTTTCAAATTGTTATACTGTATGCTTACtataataatttacttattgagattataatttatataccaattatattatataccaattttattaatttcatgtTATCATAATTTTAGTGTTATTAAACGGACAAGTATTTAACTATTTAGTACTTACTTATCCGTGTGAAGTTAATTACGTACAAAGTATGGATTCAATAAGATTCGGATTATTAACAGGTAAGTTATTACATTGTTATTTCATTGTTATTTTACAATTGTTCAAAATTTGATtcgtttacaaattttatttattgattcactttaataACACCGTAATATGTAgtaatttgcaaattttatcaTTAGTTAGTGACAGCtgctataaatataaaaatgaagatAAAAGTGGATATGAAATAGAACAATGTATTAAAGATGAAAAGTCTGATATTGGAAAGATTTTAAGAGGTcaaatatgtaataaaagtATCGTTCCTGATGAAGAATTTACAATAACGGTAATTATTTAGTATAGAATTTCATAActtgatatatgtatatgtatatttttatatgtataggaACATCTAATTTCATGGAGCGATAGTAGACTAGTAGATGTTATTCTTACAATTGGTGGAACAGGATTTTCTAAAAGAGATGTAACTCCTGAAGCAACAAAACATATTATTCAAAAGGAAGCTCCTGGAATAATTGCAGCTATGCTAATATCCAGTCTAAAAATCACTCCGTTGGCTATGTTATCTAGgtacaatttttttataaaattagatatttgaaaattattcatTGATATCATTATTTTAACTTGTCgtgttttcatattttatattaacgTTAGCATATGTTACAGTACttcattaaaaaattagaaaatttgttaaataacaaatcttttttgttattattatttttattgacgacaaatattgttattattatttttggGTAATTATTTATAGAGTACGATATTATTAACATTTTTGTTGTAATATTAACATGTTTGTTGCCTTCCTTCTTAGTCTAACTAATATAAcagatattattttttaaaaaaagtaactgcttatttctttttctaacatttatttatttacaaagttTGTTTTGTTGATAAGCATTTACAAAATGTGTGTTATATGCACACTccataatttttttttcattaatataCGTTTTTCGGAACTCtttaaatgtatattttaaatatatgttgttATTAAGAGGTGTATGTGGAATACGAGATAAAACATTGATTATAAATTTACCGGGATCACCAAAAGCTGCAAAGGAATGCTTAAGCGTAATCGCATCTGCTATACCACATGCTGTTGACTTAATTAGAGATaataagaaaagaataaaagataCGCATGCAAATGTGCAAAATAATATTGTTGCAGAAATTCCCTTGTCACAAGAACAAGATGAAATTATGGTAAGGCTTTATTAAATAACATTTCTTCTAATTGAATGAATAACTTTTCATgcatagaaaaaagaaatatacagaATGTAAAAAAATTGATTTTGTGGAAGATTTTTGGGGAGATATTACTCATAGATTTCTTTATAGATGGAACGATAGATAAAATTTTGGATGAAAAATACCTTTTATaagatatttgatatttcgGCAATAACTCAAACATGCTATAGACATAAacataaatatatgtaaaaagaagtgtatatgtatattctttTTCTACAGTCATGTTTAGCTAGTATAGTTGAACGCTGTAGAGAATCTTCATATCCAATGATTTCTGTGGAAGAAGCTCTACAGTTAATACATGAACATGCAGCATTATTAAATTTGAATGCTACATCAGAGGAGGATCTAGAAAAATGTCATGGGAGGATATTGAGTAGTGATCTATATTCTAAGTATGATTTACCACCATTTAGAGCCTCTATTAAAGATGGTTATGCAGTCTTAGTAAGCGATGGAAAAGGCAGAAGGAAAGTACTAAGTGGAATAAAAGCAGGAGACACTGTAAGCAATATCTTCAACGTATTTTGATATAACTAATATAAGATTTCAATATTATGAATTTATAGGCCACTGCGATTAAACTTGAAAGTGGCACATGTGTAAGAGTAAATACAGGTGCTCCAATTCCAGATGGTATGTTTAATATGCTCAATTGGAATAATATTTTTTGccattttcttattattttttatttaaagatgCAACAGCAGTTGTGCAAGTTGAAGATACTAAACTTTTAAAGGGAACTTCAGATAGTATGGAGGAGGAGGAAATCGAAATTATGACAGAAGTACAACCGGGCCAGGACATTAGGTATCTTGTTTTTAGTTATATGATGTTCATTAAACAATAATATAATAgttattctttcttttatttactTTAAGGCCAATTGGTTGCGATATTAAAGAAGGAGAATTAATTTTAATGTCAGGAACAAAACTTGGAGCAATAGAATTAGGGCTTGCTGCTGCATGTGGTTACGAAAAGATATTAGTCACTGATCTTCCAAAAATTGGTGTATTATCTACAGGAGATGAATTACAATGCCCTGGGACTACTTTAATGCCAGGACACATATATGatagtaataaaattacattattaacAATGTTAAAGGAAAATGGTTTTGATCCTTTGGACATGGGCATTGCATTGGACGagtaagttttttttttatttatattttatttcatatatttaaaaaacgtTATTTTAGTTTAATTGTTATATGTTATGTAGTGAGAACATTATGGTGCATAAGATTAAACATGCTCTAAAACAAGTCGACGTACTCATAACATCGGGTTCTGTATCAATGGGCGATAGAGATATGCTGAAGCCTATTTTGCAATATTATTTTAATGCTACTATACATTTCGGTAATATCATTATTTAATAGTATAATTATGGTTGTAcacatacaatatatatacaataattttgaatattagaATAAACATTTGAACATTTAAATTTTAGGACGAGTAAACATGAAACCCGGGAAACCAACTACTTTTGCAACATGCTCTtttcaaaataagaaaaaatatttattatgtttGCCGGGTAATCCAGTTTCTGCAACTGTTACTATGAATTTATTTGCATTGCCTTTACTAAAGCAATTATGCAAAGACTTTTCCACGCCAACGATTGTGTCAGCAAAagtatgtaatatatttatgtatttcaaATTATTAGTCTGTAtagtatttaattatattttgatgATAGTTAATGTCATCCTACAAGTTGGATCCACGTCCGGAGTATGCAAGAGCAATTTTAAAATGGAATGATGTAGATACTTTGCCATTAGCTTACAGTACTGGAAATCAAATTAGTAGTAAATTACTTAGCTGTAAAAATGCAAATGCATTATTAATGTTACCAGGATGTAAAGCAGAAAAAACTGTATTACAACAAGGGGAGGTGGTACAAGCAATGTTGTTGGGATTTAAGTAATGGTCATAATTGAACAAAGACAAATAGGAGGGTAAAAATGAAATTGTTATAAACACTTTATTATTCTATATTTGGTTAATGGaattaaaatgtaatataatacaatgtgtataataatacaatgtaatataatataaatgtgcatatatataatatttatacatataaaatattgtttgttaaaaacaatgtgtatttttcaaagtttatatttatttatatacatatttgtgTAATGTTCATTGTAATTATGCaataaaatatgttttaaacgacaaaattttgtataaataaatttgtgagttacatttatatattttgttctATTCCTTATTCTCTCTATATGTATGTCTATATCATTTTACGTGAAGAAGAGATGAGAAAAATCTTTACTGCTGTCTGCTACTGAGTTTAAATGAAGAAGTGATCTATCTCCATCTGGTGGAGATGTAAAGAAAACCACAGAGATAGAATCTGTTATTTGGCATGGTATAAAGGAGGAGTGGGGGAGCGGCGCGAGGAAGAAAATGGCCGACAAGGCAACGGTAAAAGGGCAGGGACGTCGAGTGAGATACGTGTTTCGGCAGAAAGAAATGCGAAATCCGTGTTAGATTTCATGAAACCAGACGGGAAGTATTAGTAAAACGATCGTGTTATTGCTTCTTTTGGTGGTGTgttcaaataaaatattgtCGGACTAGTCTATTGTATTGGtgtattaatttattgtttAAAAAAGCGTTCGCGGGCCGTGTGTAAGAATAAAAGGGCTTGATAGACGTAAACATAAATTATGCGTTAGTTTATGTATATTGTCTGTCGCccgattatatttatattctaaaCATGTAAGtgattttgttgaaaatatattactagaaacttttataatagtatatgagcTGGACAAAATTTCGTACGTGACAAATTCATCGATCAGTAGAGTAGGTTTATGTTAGCCACTTGTGGCCATCTACGGATACATTTAAAAAGTATCCTGTTGTCCTTGTCCTTTTAATTTCTCTATCTTCAACGTGGGCTCTACATTTTTTGTGAGTTCCCTgtattttctctatgaaataTGAACGGATTCTAGTGAAAAATTTTGAGCAACGAATTTATCTGATGTATATTATATGATGGAAGTAATGAAATTCAAAGGGATCGATTTGTCAACAAGTCGATGAAAGTTCGCGCATTCGACAATCTCGATCGtaattctttttcattttaccGTAGAATTTAGATACTTTGTTGACTGTTAGGAAATATGGAACTGGTTTCACTTCGTTTTACTTGTACTTTAATTGCCTTTAAACAcattttatttcgaataacaatataaaatacTAGTATGTGTGTGTGTCAATTCGTCGTCATCTTGAGAttctcataaaaaaaaaaaaaaaaaaagagaaagaattaTCTTTGCATTATACAAGTTTTTAATGCATATAAGACAAGTTTTCTTATTGCTAATAATATATCTTTAAAAAAGTACATTTCAAAAGTAGTTTGCTTTGCTACTATATGTTTGGTGTTATTTTTCTATGATAGAAAAACGctaataaattttcatatatttgttttattttcagAGATAGTTTTAAAAAAAGTTACAAGagttataatattttacaatggCAGTTAGGTAGTTTTAATGGTTTGCTCAGcgcttttttaaatattgaGCACATTTCCATTAAATTGAAAATGTAAAGGAAACAATCATAATGAAGCCACAGAAAAAGGCAGCAGTTGCCCGGAAGGCAACAAAGATGCCAGCAATTGCTAAAAAACGTCGATCATTTTTAGAAAAATCTATATCTGAtataagaaaagagaaaaagcctAAGAAGCTTGAGAAGGGGgaggatgcaaaaagaaaaatagaaactgataagaaaaaatcagaaaaaactgaggaaagaaagaagatagaagataagaaaaagattgaagaaaagcgaaaagaaaaatctgaaagagtggatgaaaaaaagaagtgtataaaagattatgaaaagAAGTGGGAAAAAACTGAGGAAAAGAAATCAGATAAAACAGATGAGAAGATCACAGATGAGTTTACTTGCGACAGTgcagagaaaaagaaattacaaaaaatGGAAGAGAAGCCAAAAGTAGATAAACAACTAATGGAAAATAAGAAGAAACCTGAAAAACCAGAAGACAAAAAGAAATGCGGTAAATTTGATGATGAAAATATAGAAGAACAAGCGAAACTTTCAAGTGTTACAGAAGAGAATGATTTGCATGAGGAAAAGTTAGATCACCTTAGTACCATTGCGAAGAAAAAATGTAAAgatgagaaaaagaaagattcaAAATTGATGAAGCCTGACATcaaggaaaatatgaaaatatctgTGATAAAAGATAAGAAATCAGATCGTAAAAAGCTCCTTGAGAAAGGTATGATAAATACTAAGTCTCCTTTAGGACGAACTAAAAAAGATTCTAAGGCAAAATCAATGCAAAAAAAAGGTATTTCTAAAAAGACTGTTTTAGCTAAAAAATCACATTTATCGGTAGTTCAAAACCTGGTGgataaaaaaattaaactaAGCAAGTTGGTAAAAGATGAAGAAACATCTGTAAGTGAAGAGGATGAAACAATGAAAAGAACAAAGAGAAAAAATGTTAATATTTCTAAAAACAAAATTATGCAAGAGAAAAAACCAAAATTAGGAAAACATATGAAAGCTAAGTTGCCTtcgaaaagtaataaaataaatactgCACTAAAAAAAGATGATAAGCTAAAAACACTTGTAGAAAAGGTTATATCTAAGAAAAAATTGGATgcaaaagaaacagaaaaattaACAAATGAACATAAGAAGATTATAACTAAAGATGAATTAAACGAAGAAGTAAATACAACTAATATAAAAAGCGAATTGGAAGACGATAAAGATATTGATAAAAGTAGTAAAGAAGAACAATCCCAGTCAAAATCACAAGATACTAAAAAGATTGTTAAATGTGCTCCAAAAATAGGgaaaaagataatgaaaaagAAAGTTGTGAAAGTACAAATAGAGAACACTAGCcaaacttcttcttcttctgagGAAACATCATCCGAGGAATCTGGTAAACAAATAAAAGTTTGTGAAGATAGCTCAAATGATAATGCTTCTTCTAAACAAGAGCAAGTTGATAGTGAAAATATACTTGACACAAACTTGAAAGATGAACCGATTAATGGGGACAATATAAGTGGCAATGCATTATTATCAGAATCAGAAGATGAAAGTGAtgatgaaacaaaaaaaaataagcagaaggaaattaagaaaaaagaaagatccGGTTCACCATCTGATGAACGTGTTAGAAGAATGAGATTGTTTGGGTTTTGGAGTGGACCAAAACGATATAGAGTAGCTTCCCTGAATGCATTGGCCAAAGTACATTGTTTATATGAAAATGAAACTGGAGGGGTTTATCTTGGTGGTTTCTGCAAACCAAAGCCTGaaaaggaaaaacaaaagaaaaataaagaggagaaagaagagCAAATtcgcaaagaaaaagaaaagaaggtagAAACTAAAGCAGAAGAAAATATCCCAAAAAGGAAACTTAGGAATGTACCAGGATTACGTGGAAAGCATTGGGATATGTTAGAAAGTTCGtcatcttcatcttcttctGATGATGAGTGTGAACGTGATAAAAATATGGAACATaacaagaaaaaaataatcaaacgaagaaagaaaaatgaagaagTAATGGATCTAAAGGATATGGTTGTTTGTAAAAGAATGGCAAGCCTCAATGCTACAGCTATTCTAGCTGCTTCCTACTCAGATGAAAAAAATCGTTGTGGTAGCAGTTCTGATTCTTCCAGTGAATCAGAAgtggaaattattaaaaagcGTAAACAAATTGATTCTGACATTGAGAAACGAAAATCAAGGCAAAATCCAGAACAAGATGAAGTTCTAAAACCATCTAATAAACTTGTTATTGTGAACCAAGATACAGATGTTACTATTACTGGTACGTGATTATATTTCATTAAGTTcactttttatatttgtttgctaTTTACATTagaacaaaatttttattttaaggtGTTTATGTTAATCAAACTCGATCTACGCATCATGAAGGTTATTGCAGTATTGCTGGTATGCAATATAGAATAAGTTCAACAAGCCATACCCAAACTGCAGCTACTGCAGTTGCTACTGAGCTCCATGATCAGGTTGGTATTGTTATGTGTTTTAAGAATTTCtttatttctaaatataatttaaaaaaggtatgtattaatttaaaaattgttaaatgCATTTATATCTTTTACCCCAGCAAAAATTGGAGCAACCTTGTAAATCATATACACCATTGGGGGCACTATCTTCTATGCAACCACCAGGGAGTCAGAGTAATCATTCAAATATGTCGCCTAGAAGACATTCTGCATTTTCAGCACCACATCAACATGGTAAACTATCTGTcttatttattacaattatttattaaataaatgtgAAATATATTGAAAATCAAGTTGATGTTTGAAAGAACAAAAATACATAGAAGTATAATATATACGAAATATAACATTAGGATATTATCAGCCGGCTGGACCACTGATACAGCACCCACCAACTTTACCACCTATTAAGGGACCTCCGCCAGAACCAACACCTACACCTCCACAGAATTCTGAAGGCTCAGATGATTTAGTTGCAACTTCTACAACTTCTGGAGGAACAAGCAGTACaggtatatttatatactaataaCTATTTTACATTACAATcttaaatttgataaatttcaattactttAATGCTTTGAACAATTTTTTTCATCCATATATTTATTAAGAAGAATATAGTGTGGTATAAAATCAATGGGATGTACATATATTCTGAATATCCAGATTTACAAATTAACAAAAACTCTAATTCTAACTTTAGTTTCTAacattaaaatgttaaaaaactTTCTTAGTCCAAAATTCTTAATTTATTCAATATCTATTAAACAGATATATCTAAACAATGCATACAATAAAAGATTCACCTAATGAACTTTCTGTAAGGTATTTTTAAAGATTTTGAATTTCTTATCAGTTAACTtatctctatttcttttttcttttttaggagGTGGATTTTATAGGGCGTATTGCCCTCAATACTATGGTACACCACCACAATATGCAGATTTGTGTTATCCACCAACATATTCTCATCCACATGCTCATCCACCGCCTTATTATAAATATGCACCCACTTATAGAAGGTAAAATATGCTAACCATGTTATTTTTCGTTACTTTAGCAAAATTATGATTGTATACAATTTTGATTTTTAATGTACTGTAAAAAAAGATACCTTTTCAGGCAGTATTATGGATATCAGGAATCTGGTGGAGGTGGCGGTCCTGGTAGCGGCGGTACTGCAGGAGGTCCAGCAGTTGTTGATTATCAGCCACCTCCACCGCCACCTGGTGAATACCCCCTGCCACCATATTATGGAGGATATCCTCCACCTCCACCACCACCTCCTCCACCACCCAATCCGGCATACTTGCATTCTCAAGGAAGACCTTTTGTAGATCGTGAGTATCTTAAACAGTTACCAAGCATATTTTCGTTATTGTTTCTATAAAATAGTCTAAGTACAGGACGATTTTTCCTTCCTAGAAAATCATTATAAATTATGCTGTTAAGACTCATGGTTGTTCTAGTATTAAGTTGTTAGTTATTATTAACCCTTTCGCTACGAGCGTCGCCTATAGGCGACATCCGCGTGACGATCTGTGTGTACAAGCGTCGCCTATAGACGACGTCCGCGCGATGACGTATGCACGCTTTCCATCGCAGTGCTCCGTTCAGTACCGTTATTCCGACGGCACGGTGGCCCGTACAGAGGTGTCACTTCGACGGAGCACACTGCCGTAGCGAAAGGGTTAAATACTATGAACTTGAAAATGGTAATCTTatcgagaaaaaagaaatgatagGATAAAAAGTATGTTGTAGttttattaatt
Encoded here:
- the LOC126918334 gene encoding uncharacterized protein LOC126918334 isoform X4; translated protein: MKPQKKAAVARKATKMPAIAKKRRSFLEKSISDIRKEKKPKKLEKGEDAKRKIETDKKKSEKTEERKKIEDKKKIEEKRKEKSERVDEKKKCIKDYEKKWEKTEEKKSDKTDEKITDEFTCDSAEKKKLQKMEEKPKVDKQLMENKKKPEKPEDKKKCGKFDDENIEEQAKLSSVTEENDLHEEKLDHLSTIAKKKCKDEKKKDSKLMKPDIKENMKISVIKDKKSDRKKLLEKGMINTKSPLGRTKKDSKAKSMQKKGISKKTVLAKKSHLSVVQNLVDKKIKLSKLVKDEETSVSEEDETMKRTKRKNVNISKNKIMQEKKPKLGKHMKAKLPSKSNKINTALKKDDKLKTLVEKVISKKKLDAKETEKLTNEHKKIITKDELNEEVNTTNIKSELEDDKDIDKSSKEEQSQSKSQDTKKIVKCAPKIGKKIMKKKVVKVQIENTSQTSSSSEETSSEESGKQIKVCEDSSNDNASSKQEQVDSENILDTNLKDEPINGDNISGNALLSESEDESDDETKKNKQKEIKKKERSGSPSDERVRRMRLFGFWSGPKRYRVASLNALAKVHCLYENETGGVYLGGFCKPKPEKEKQKKNKEEKEEQIRKEKEKKVETKAEENIPKRKLRNVPGLRGKHWDMLESSSSSSSSDDECERDKNMEHNKKKIIKRRKKNEEVMDLKDMVVCKRMASLNATAILAASYSDEKNRCGSSSDSSSESEVEIIKKRKQIDSDIEKRKSRQNPEQDEVLKPSNKLVIVNQDTDVTITGVYVNQTRSTHHEGYCSIAGMQYRISSTSHTQTAATAVATELHDQQKLEQPCKSYTPLGALSSMQPPGSQSNHSNMSPRRHSAFSAPHQHGYYQPAGPLIQHPPTLPPIKGPPPEPTPTPPQNSEGSDDLVATSTTSGGTSSTGGGFYRAYCPQYYGTPPQYADLCYPPTYSHPHAHPPPYYKYAPTYRRQYYGYQESGGGGGPGSGGTAGGPAVVDYQPPPPPPGEYPLPPYYGGYPPPPPPPPPPPNPAYLHSQGRPFVDPFQGCPCPMQSCPKNVDTGPLIGNGKGAPVVSGPGLSLPPSALVGPPSPARGLAGLAPPHGANAWDTDRVQLNTHRNLNQNQPSVPPSHNIVGGHNRPQNSDCKNKDEKDCSEDKLQKCGCQKHACTSTCEVKLETLSPSEKLAVTICSSNKFHNFKLENNNVKCESCSVEMGDNVSCVANCNVKCESDYKCDIMKCEQCMKEGQMAILEIDKDSGILLDDKLDADPDVKEELSDVVTIDSESWKKPDYEPTVQETIEETIDKESTEKPEIEEEHPKCQKVSKRKLSLDSLSDSRKKRKVSKRTLSVGSSQDLNNSDFSTKISIPILPLIKKVDNNSDESVSKKKQPKKDNQNHKRKVEYPNCSENVTKKSKTSKQSTSNNIPNYLKHAASDNSIMETINNVIQQSLQMTQKRDRKSKNVEKSEKKKEVNLLSAVKKVVKKVDLVKELTSEKLSKVITKCNQSKSRTETRTKSRTHEKNKYKGKGKSKVYEAKIKDNGKKPDSITKSKTYDIQEPCKKPALIKKKRKNTKKLPVKKSSSKIEDCLVGSESLLLTRKTFLKPKWSNGWSWEGDPFEAKVYLTNEESAIRRCYASMKHESGDVLRPRDCVLLKSGPRKADLPFVAKIAALWENPDDGEMMFSLLWYYRPEHTEQGRTQYDTEDEVFASRHRDANSVACIEDKCYILTFNEYCRYRKNLRRIEEGLESPGLIVPPGDQLYPRENRQPPIPVPSDMVLFCRRVYDYRGKKLVKNPG